From Penicillium psychrofluorescens genome assembly, chromosome: 1, one genomic window encodes:
- a CDS encoding uncharacterized protein (ID:PFLUO_000817-T1.cds;~source:funannotate), which produces MSADEKEDFHHPYVPYDIQLQFMRALYACLEDGKVAVFESPTGDDDEPEWMLEFAKKESRRKLTEKRNEFEARLAKIKQEEERLKQAQQITERPRKKQRVDEPASQPDADDDSQFALDDYDSETDDRKKPAGESGNFDGLSASTLALLEQFQGKISSRKEDEDDGDAEVKVFYCSRTHSQLSQFAGELRRVTFPSSIPGDLDSETKDELSKLEERVKHLSLGSRKNLCINPQVRALESATAINERCLDLQQSGVAADKKCSFLPSKDDEALVLQFRDHALATVKDIEDLGKVGKQIGICPYYASRSVVKHSEIVTLPYPLLLQRSARDALNLSVKDHVVIIDEAHNLMDAISGIHSVTVSLGQLQTAISQITTYARKFKNRLKGKNRAYVAQVIRLVSSIADYLRSISQKKGPSEGSVQFSDVMAGKGVDQINPYKLSRYLQESKLARKVDGYVESSEKSQVGRTREKTNVPVLFHIQGFLLPLMNPSEEGRLFYQCTPEDVVLRYMLLDPTNHFREIVEDARAVILAGGTMSPMSDYLNHLFSYVPPGRLDTFSYGHVIPEKNLVAQSLTRGLLGSEFDFTYEARQSEKMITDLGRTIATLCQVIPDGLVAFFPSYDYLSHVLNVWKKPVPNGNGQTTLSMIERKKKVLYESRETVTTTDTLLQKYTEAVESGSGAFLLSVVGGKLSEGINFSDRLGRGVLIIGLPFPNIRSAVWQAKIQYIEEKTYKQSTGSESERKATATAAGRDYYENSCMRAVNQCIGRAIRHVNDYAAIVMIDRRYESSRIQGKLPSWIRGSLVSESSARPAQATVQRLSGFFAEKG; this is translated from the exons ATGTCGGCCGATGAGAAGGAGGACTTCCACCACCCATACGTCCCCTATGATATCCAGCTTCAGTTTATGCGCGCTTTGTATGCCTGCctggaggatggcaaggtgGCAGTGTTTGAGTCTCCTACTG gcgatgatgatgaaccGGAATGGATGCTCGAATTCGCCAAAAAAGAGTCCCGCCGCAAGCTCacggagaagagaaatgaGTTTGAAGCCCGCTTGGCAAAGATCaagcaggaggaagagcggcTGAAACAAGCGCAGCAGATCACCGAGCGCCCTCGGAAAAAACAG CGTGTCGATGAACCAGCCTCGCAGCCTGATGCGGACGATGATAGCCAGTTTGCCCTAGACGACTATGACAGCGAGACAGACGACAGAAAGAAGCCGGCGGGCGAGTCCGGCAATTTTGACGGCTTATCTGCCAGTACGTTGGCCCTTCTGGAGCAGTTCCAGGGCAAGATTTCCTCTCggaaagaagacgaggacgatggagATGCCGAGGTGAAAGTCTTCTACTGCTCTCGCACCCATTCTCAGTTGAGTCAGTTTGCGGGTGAATTGCGACGAGTCACTTTCCCATCGAGCATTCCCGGAGACCTCGACTCGGAGACCAAAGATGAGCTTTCCAAACTCGAGGAACGGGTGAAACACCTTTCTCTCGGATCAAGAAAGAACCTCTGTATCAATCCGCAAGTCCGAGCGTTGGAGAGCGCCACCGCCATCAACGAACGTTGTCTGGATCTGCAGCAGTCGGGGGTAGCGGCTGACAAGAaatgctcttttcttccgtCCAAAGATGACGAGGCGTTGGTTCTCCAGTTCCGGGATCACGCTCTGGCAACTGTCAAGGACATCGAAGACCTGGGCAAAGTCGGCAAGCAAATTGGGATATGTCCCTACTATGCATCTCGCTCGGTCGTCAAGCACAGTGAA ATTGTGACACTACCATATCCCCTCTTACTGCAAAGGTCCGCGCGGGATGCGCTCAACCTGTCCGTCAAGGACCATGTCGTGATCATCGATGAAGCCCACAACTTGATGGATGCGATATCTGGTATCCACTCTGTGACCGTGTCGCTGGGTCAGCTGCAGACTGCAATCTCCCAGATAACGACGTATGCACGCAAGTTCAAGAACCGGCTGAAAGGCAAAAACCGAGCCTATGTCGCTCAAGTGATCCGGCTAGTAAGCTCCATTGCGGACTACCTACGATCCATTTCCCAGAAAAAGGGTCCCTCCGAAGGGTCGGTGCAGTTTTCGGATGTGATGGCCGGAAAGGGAGTTGATCAGATCAACCCGTACAAGCTCTCTCGATATCTGCAGGAGAGCAAGCTCGCCCGGAAAGTGGATGGCTATGTTGAATCTTCTGAGAAATCACAGGTGGGCCGGAccagagagaaaacaaaTGTGCCGGTTCTCTTCCATATCCAAGGTTTCCTTCTGCCTCTGATGAACCCATCAGAAGAGGGGCGGTTGTTCTATCAATGTACACCGGAAGACGTGGTGTTGAGATACATGTTGCTTGACCCAACCAACCACTTTCGGGAAATTGTCGAAGATGCGCGGGCAGTCATCCTTGCCGGTGGGACCATGTCTCCC ATGTCCGATTACTTGAACCATTTGTTCTCCTATGTACCACCTGGACGACTCGATACCTTCAGTTATGGCCACGTTATTCCCGAGAAGAACTTGGTCGCCCAGTCTCTAACCAGAGGTCTTCTTGGCTCCGAATTTGATTTTACCTATGAAGCTCGACAATCTGAAAAGATG ATCACCGACCTTGGAAGGACTATAGCGACTCTCTGTCAGGTCATCCCTGATGGTCTAGTCGCGTTCTTCCCCAGTTACGATTACCTCAGCCATGTGTTGAACGTGTGGAAAAAGCCCGTTCCAAATGGGAATGGCCAAACCACGTTGAGTATGATTGAacgcaagaagaaggttctGTATGAATCACGCGAGACGGTCACAACGACGGACACATTGCTTCAAAAATATACCGAGGCTGTCGAGTCCGGATCGGGggctttccttctctccgTTGTAGGCGGGAAGCTGTCGGAAGGCATCAACTTCTCCGACCGACTCGGGCGCGGTGTGCTGATAATTGGCCTACCATTTCCCAACATCCGCAGCGCTGTCTGGCAGGCCAAGATCCAGTACATCGAGGAAAAGACCTACAAGCAGAGCACTGGATCCGAGTCGGAGCGGAAGGCGACGGCCACAGCCGCGGGGAGAGACTACTACGAAAATTCATGTATGCGGGCGGTGAACCAGTGTATAGGACGAGCCATCCGGCACGTTAATGACTATGCGGCGATCGTGATGATTGATCGGCGATACGAGTCCTCGCGCATCCAGGGCAAattgccgagctggatcCGAGGGAGTCTGGTGTCAGAATCATCAGCGCGGCCAGCCCAAGCGACGGTTCAACGGCTCTCGGGATTCTTTGCGGAGAAAGGGTAG
- a CDS encoding uncharacterized protein (ID:PFLUO_000819-T1.cds;~source:funannotate), whose translation MAPRKSKTDAAGGTDDAAMVLEYLRKQNRPYSAIEVSANLHNKVSKAQAAKHLQKLHQDERIEGRVSGKQTVYHTLQDTSDTSIADALASLGQEQKQLQDELHALTATEKEARAGLAAFEARPRLTGICHDILQLENERDAIQARLAALDGADAVQISLAEREALDQEWKLWQRQAAVRRRICRELWGICSEVLPEGMTAPELWVSASRQDSAGSNRPDMRGRALPVPSGQPVQNGHSRNHSGLDMARSPPNPGNKNTKHVPCKFFRQGACQAGPACPFLHSTDSAVDYAPCKYFTKGNCKFGAKCALAHILPDGRRVNRPTGGMSMGGSHLNLGGRVNPQTYVNQDSALTNSVLSQQRMNGHEPRYAQQEEFPALHGKQQPTYDTIPTIDAGLASDPGSKYGSPVDDVRFPMSPNHHNLTALDAPLPASFDSQGISHAARYGPVAASVPSKFGVELSPPAQRPGADTFRNLRDFGQGSDYRKHSSNIGSSPPAPDDTIGPRFLHSSRPVKPRMLSASVPRPAALDDWAEGDFPMEEDYLPINLHDDVLTPQEKLRRLSRTDHDVSSSHRDMSGLGMTSSSFSKNGSPLASSPSRFGALFAKQRQKKEDDTHGSSYPHIGSPLRESSLNPIGSPSLGPIGSRTSQDGSPFVSSPGRQSSMSMISEQLSGMSLHPGPVRHSSGTGPTSSGRLDRSMASPLPTSKIDEEEQSDLVFSMEEEEGNKRNSASWNSDTKEDSAA comes from the exons atggctccccGCAAGAGCAAGACAGATGCGGCAGGCGGGACTGATG ATGCTGCCATGGTCCTCGAGTATCTTC GCAAACAGAA TCGTCCTTACTCG gccatcgaggtcTCGGCGAATCTGCACAATAAAGTCAGCAAAG CGCAAGCGGCCAAGCACCTCCAGAAACTGCATCAAGATGAGCGGATTGAAGGACGCGTTTCCG GGAAGCAGACTGTCTATCATACTTTGCAGGATACGTCCGATACTTCCATCGCCGATGCGCTCGCTTCTCTGGGACAGGAGCAAAAGCAACTTCAAGACGAGCTTCACGCTCTCACAGCGACCGAGAAAGAGGCCCGCGCGGGACTGGCAGCCTTCGAGGCACGACCCCGGCTGACCGGGATCTGTCACGACATCCTCCAACTCGAAAACGAACGAGACGCCATCCAAGCTCGACTGGCCGCGCTGGACGGCGCCGATGCGGTCCAGATTTCGCTCGCCGAACGGGAAGCGCTCGATCAGGAATGGAAACTCTGGCAGCGACAAGCCGCGGTGCGTCGTCGCATTTGTCGCGAGCTGTGGGGAATCTGCTCGGAGGTGCTGCCGGAGGGGATGACTGCGCCGGAGCTGTGG GTGTCGGCCTCTCGTCAGGATTCTGCTGGCTCAAATCGTCCCGACATGCGAGGTCGCGCGCTTCCTGTGCCTTCCGGGCAGCCTGTCCAGAATGGCCACTCGCGCAACCACTCGGGCCTCGACATGGCTCGCAGCCCGCCCAACCCCGGCAACAAGA ACACCAAACATGTTCCCTGCAAATTCTTCCGCCAGGGTGCCTGTCAGGCCGGCCCCGCCTGTCCTTTCTTACATTCAACCGACTCGGCCGTGGACTATGCTCCATGCAAATACTTTACAAAG GGCAACTGCAAGTTTGGCGCAAAGTGTGCACTGGCGCATATCCTCCCCGATGGACGTCGGGTCAATCGCCCGACTGGAGGCATGAGCATGGGCGGTAGCCATCTGAACCTCGGTGGCCGAGTCAATCCGCAGACCTATGTCAACCAGGACTCCGCCTTAACCAACTCCGTCCTCTCGCAGCAACGCATGAACGGTCACGAGCCTCGATATGCTCAGCAGGAGGAATTCCCGGCCTTGCATGGAAAGCAACAGCCCACCTATGATACGATCCCCACGATTGATGCCGGGTTGGCCTCGGACCCAGGCTCCAAGTATGGCTCACCGGTGGACGACGTTCGATTTCCCATGTCGCCGAATCACCATAATCTGACAGCCCTGGATGCGCCACTCCCAGCCTCATTCGACAGCCAAGGGATCTCGCATGCCGCCCGCTATGGTCCAGTAGCGGCCTCCGTCCCCTCGAAATTTGGCGTCGAACTGTCTCCACCGGCACAGCGTCCCGGCGCAGACACTTTTCGGAACCTGCGTGATTTTGGACAAGGGTCTGATTACCGGAAGCATTCGTCCAACATCGGATCATCGCCCCCTGCTCCTGATGACACCATTGGACCCCGGTTCCTGCACTCCTCACGCCCCGTCAAACCACGCATGCTCTCCGCGTCCGTGCCCCGACCCGCTGCCCTCGATGACTGGGCGGAGGGTGATTTCCCCATGGAGGAGGACTATCTGCCAATTAACCTGCATGATGATGTCCTCACGCCACAGGAAAAGTTGCGTCGACTCTCGCGGACCGACCATGACGTGAGTTCGAGCCACCGCGACATGAGTGGCCTGGGCATGACCAGCTCCAGTTTCTCCAAGAATGGCTCGCCCTTGGCTTCCAGTCCGTCTCGTTTTGGTGCGCTGTTTGCCAAGCAGCGtcaaaagaaagaagacgatACCCACGGATCCTCATACCCGCACATTGGTTCTCCGCTACGTGAATCGTCTTTGAACCCCATTGGCAGCCCTAGCTTGGGCCCCATTGGCAGCCGCACATCCCAAGACGGCTCACCATTTGTCTCCAGCCCTGGCCGCCAGTCCTCAATGTCTATGATTTCCGAGCAGCTCAGCGGCATGTCTCTCCACCCAGGCCCTGTCCGCCACTCTTCCGGCACTGGGCCGACCAGCAGTGGCCGCCTGGACCGTTCCATGGCCTCTCCGTTACCTACAAGTAAGATCGACGAAGAGGAGCAGAGcgacttggtcttctccatggaggaagaggagggcaACAAGCGGAACAGCGCATCCTGGAACTCCGATACCAAGGAGGATTCCGCCGCTTAA
- a CDS encoding uncharacterized protein (ID:PFLUO_000818-T1.cds;~source:funannotate), translating into MNRPPQGRGQQRLGATWYPGGQDDFYMPEVISPSPQRVMPEVPEHMQDNLAQMEHRAPAPRRGQPPPPAPYNNHNNTRAVYPERSSSASIVLSQQPQHSQAYDPSPYAQSATYDSMDHPNFSPFPVLRNPPPNVPPTDEQREASLERARMAVLSTTDPEMQLAWAQDALAYVEVSAQNEARLSLTQPPRPHTPQVERQLKVDAMNIVSFLAEQHHPKAEFIKGMWLEFGKFGYRVDRKEAFRCYTRAAEKGYARAEYRIGMQFESSGEPEKAIKHYERGVSASDSASYYRLGMMILLGQHGQRQDFPLGLDYIRLAAQSCDQNAPQGAYVYGMLLARELPQVNVPETFLPLDLNASRINIEKAAYHGFAKAQVKMGAAYELCQLGCDFNPALSLHYNALAACQGEPEAEMAISKWFLCGHEGVFEKNDELAFTYAQRAAQSGLPTAEFALGYFFEVGIFVPVDIKEARSWYAKAAASGNKDASGRIDSISRSKTLSRKDHEKVAIARIKSRRGGSLEATPENIEMPDPSRMSLNDNNGSVPYSDRRPLNMPDHRPSSAFGVNPNLRQNPPPGYGGPPGPRTTSYGSGPMGYRPPGPATPGSVPPGPASSQMMMSPPGSASRVDAGYSAPMDRRRPPRLDAATPDRKPARTPVGSHGGLPSPRPPASPRPPGSPSFSSRGESRGPSIGSGSSTPQPSVASSSASSQKPSKPPGPVPGKGPKTFEEMGVPSAKNDSDCIVM; encoded by the exons ATGAACAGACCGCCACAGGGCCGTGGTCAGCAACGGCTGGGAGCGACTTGGTATCCAGGGGGCCAGGATGACTTCTACATGCCAGAAGTcatctccccctccccccaaag AGTCATGCCCGAGGTCCCGGAACACATGCAGGACAACCTCGCCCAGATGGAACATCGCGCCCCCGCTCCCCGTCGCGGTCAACCGCCACCGCCTGCTCCGTACAACAATCATAATAACACTCGCGCCGTATACCCCGAGCGCAGTTCGTCCGCCTCCATCGTGCTGAGCCAGCAGCCCCAACACAGCCAGGCGTACGATCCCAGCCCGTACGCACAGTCGGCCACCTACGACAGTATGGACCATCCCAACTTCTCCCCTTTCCCGGTCTTGCGCAATCCGCCGCCAAACGTCCCTCCGACCGATGAACAGAGAGAAGCGAGCTTGGAGCGCGCCCGCATGGCGGTGCTGTCGACCACGGATCCCGAGATGCAACTGGCCTGGGCTCAGGACGCCCTGGCATATGTTGAAGTGTCCGCGCAGAATGAAGCCCGCTTGTCGTTGACCCAGCCGCCGCGCCCGCACACACCGCAGGTCGAACGACAGCTGAAGGTTGATGCGATGAACATTGTCagcttcctggccgagcagcACCACCCCAAGGCAGAATTCATCAAGGGTATGTGGCTCGAATTTGGCAAATTCGGCTACCGCGTCGACCGCAAGGAGGCCTTCCGCTGCTATACGCGCGCCGCGGAGAAGGGATATGCGCGCGCCGAATACCGCATCGGCATGCAGTTTGAGAGCTCGGGTGAGCCAGAAAAAGCAATCAAACACTATGAACGGGGTGTTTCTGCGTCCGATTCTGCTTCCTACTAT CGTTTGGGAATGATGATTCTCCTCGGACAACACGGCCAACGCCAGGATTTCCCCCTGGGGCTGGACTATATCAGACTTGCTGCACAATCCTGCGACCAGAACGCACCCCAAGGTGCCTAT GTCTATGGCATGCTCTTAGCCCGGGAACTCCCTCAAGTCAACGTTCCAGAGACATTTCTGCCGCTCGACCTAAATGCATCCCGTATCAACATCGAGAAAGCTGCCTACCACGGATTTGCCAAAGCCCAAGTAAAGATGGGTGCTGCATATGAACTCTGCCAGCTGGGTTGTGATTTCAACCCCGCTCTGTCCCTGCACTACAACGCGCTGGCGGCTTGTCAAGGCGAGCCGGAAGCCGAGATGGCAATCAGTAAATGGTTCCTCTGCGGCCACGAGGGCGTATTTGAGAAGAATGACGAATTGGCTTTCACCTACGCACAGCGTGCCGCCCAAAGCGGCCTGCCGACAGCAGAGTTCGCGCTCGGCTATTTCTTTGAGGTTGGCATCTTTGTGCCGGTGGATATCAAAGAAGCCCGAAGCTGGTATGCCAAAGCCGCCGCGAGTGGCAATAAGGATGCCTCCGGTCGAATCGACAGCATCTCGCGGTCGAAGACTCTGTCCCGCAAGGACCACGAGAAAGTGGCCATCGCCCGTATCAAGTCGCGACGCGGGGGGTCCTTGGAAGCCACGCCGGAGAATATCGAGATGCCCGATCCATCCCGGATGAGTCTGAACGACAACAATGGATCTGTTCCTTATTCCGATCGCCGGCCGCTGAACATGCCCGATCATCGGCCAAGCTCTGCATTTGGCGTGAACCCGAATCTGCGCCAGAATCCGCCTCCCGGCTATGGCGGGCCTCCTGGCCCTCGGACTACGTCTTATGGGTCAGGGCCCATGGGCTATCGCCCGCCTGGCCCGGCTACACCAGGCAGTGTCCCTCCTGGCCCAGCCAGTTcacagatgatgatgagtCCCCCAGGAAGTGCCTCACGAGTTGATGCCGGGTACTCTGCGCCGATGGACCGCAGACGCCCCCCACGCCTGGACGCGGCAACCCCAGATCGTAAACCCGCCAGGACTCCTGTGGGTTCTCATGGTGGACTGCCCTCACCCCGTCCCCCGGCCTCCCCTCGTCCGCCAGGCtcgccttctttctcatcgCGAGGGGAGTCTCGCGGGCCGTCCATAGGCTCGGGGTCCTCCACCCCCCAGCCATCGGTCGCCTCGTCGTCCGCTTCGTCCCagaagccatcgaagcctCCTGGTCCTGTGCCGGGCAAGGGCCCCAAGACTTTCGAAGAGATGGGAGTGCCCAGTGCCAAGAATGACAGCGATTGC ATTGTGATGTGA
- a CDS encoding uncharacterized protein (ID:PFLUO_000816-T1.cds;~source:funannotate), with amino-acid sequence MPTRFTKTRKHRGHVSAGYGRIGKHRKSPGGRGMAGGQHHHRTNIDKYHPGYFGKVGMRYFHKTKQQFWKPTINLDKLWSLIPAEQREAYLSGKKTDTAPVIDLLPLGYSKVLGKGRLPEIPVVVRARYVSRDAEQKIKEAGGVVELVA; translated from the exons ATGCCTACCCGCTTCACCAAGACCCGGAAGCA CCGCGGCCATGTGTCCGCCGGTTACGGTCGTATCGGCAAGCACCGCAAGAGCCCCGGTGGTCGTGGTATGGCCGGTGGtcagcaccaccaccgtacCAACATCGACAAGTACCACCCCGGTTACTTCGGTAAGGTCGGTATGCGGTACTTCCACAAGACCAAGCAGCAGTTCTGGAAGCCCACGATCAACCTCGACAAG CTGTGGTCCCTCATCCCCGCCGAGCAGCGTGAGGCCTACCTGAGCGGCAAGAAGACCGACACCGCCCCCGTCATCGACCTCCTCCCTCTGGGCTATTCCAAGGTTCTCGGCAAGGGCCGCCTTCCCGAGATCCCCGTCGTCGTCCGCGCCCGGTACGTCAGCCGGGACGCCGagcagaagatcaaggaggctggtggtgttgttgagCTGGTCGCATAA
- a CDS encoding uncharacterized protein (ID:PFLUO_000815-T1.cds;~source:funannotate), which produces MTDPMKTLDTSGRPKPTGVSQKSYAIAGIQVTVFGLDELRPQAKDVACLWLLHPRLATQERMTGVAESALSDWNGRIKDSPSAKGLIAVSFDQRNHGTRLVDPLANEAWRQGNPRHAQDMFSIFQGTARDTSLLMDYLASFIFPNGEHTIIENLVLGVSLGGHAAWSCLLHDPRITAGVVIIGCPDYINLMVDRARLSKLPSWTKSNPPGAEILGSEAFPTSFVDIVKQYDPASLFLSQVDCGAGKGPLREGPLPDPTEKEKQALRPLLTRCLAGKRILNLSGGVDKLVPYHRGEEFLKWFKKAISPDGWFADGAVSFEDIIDQSAGHEVTAKMVDEAVRFISETLAADAGRKGSVRESKI; this is translated from the exons ATGACAGACCCAATGAAAACCCTCGACACCTCCGGCCGCCCCAAGCCCACTGGCGTGTCGCAAAAGTCCTATGCCATTGCCGGCATCCAAGTGACCGTCTTCGGACTCGACGAGCTCCGGCCACAAGCCAAAGACGTGGCATGTCTGTGGCTGCTGCACCCGCGATTGGCGACACAAGAACGGATGACCGGCGTTGCTGAATCTGCCCTCTCTGACTGGAATGGCAGAATTAAGGATTCTCCCTCGGCCAAGGGCTTGATAGCGGTTTCTTTTGACCAGCGAAACCATGGCACGCGACTGGTTGACCCCCTGGCCAATGAGGCCTGGAGACAGGGTAATCCGCGCCATGCGCAGGATATGTTCTCTATCTTCC AGGGCACTGCGCGAGACACGTCTTTACTGATGGACTACCTCGCCTCATTCATTTTCCCCAATGGCGAGCATACCATCATCGAGAACCTCGTGCTGGGCGTCTCGCTAGGCGGCCACGCCGCATGGAGCTGTCTGCTGCACGACCCTCGGATTACCGCCGGTGTGGTGATCATTGGATGCCCTGACTACATCAATCTCATGGTAGACCGCGCCCGACTGTCGAAGCTCCCCTCATGGACCAAAAGCAATCCACCCGGCGCGGAAATCCTGGGTTCCGAGGCGTTTCCTACCTCCTTTGTGGATATTGTCAAACAGTATGACCCCGCTAGTCTGTTTTTGAGTCAGGTCGATTGCGGAGCAGGAAAGGGACCGTTGCGGGAGGGACCACTGCCTGATCCGacagagaaggagaagcaggccCTGCGGCCGCTCTTGACCCGTTGCCTGGCTGGCAAACGGATTCTGAACCTGTCTGGGGGAGTGGATAAGCTTGTGCCATATCACCGGGGAGAGGAGTTTCTGAAGTGGTTCAAGAAAGCGATCTCGCCGGACGGGTGGTTCGCGGATGGTGCAGTCTCTTTTGAGGATATTATCGACCAGTCGGCTGGCCACGAGGTAACGGCCAAgatggtggacgaggccgtTCGGTTCATCAGCGAGACGTTGGCGGCTGACGCTGGTCGAAAGGGGTCGGTTCGGGAATCGAAGATCTAA